The Bradyrhizobium sp. WBAH42 genome includes a window with the following:
- a CDS encoding GMC family oxidoreductase, producing the protein MYDTIIVGAGSAGCVLANRLSADPNRKVLVLEAGRAAPPASDIPSDWPTMFNTAVDWGFHTEPQAGCRGRRIFWPRGKMVGGSGAMNAMIYIRGLPSDYDAWARAGCAGWAWGDVLPKFIAFENNARFADDPFHGTSGPLHVADVPFVDPNELKWLEAAQAAGLPHNPDFNGATQEGAGFFQFVIKDGERFGTGKAYLHPALARPNLVLKTGARVTRIIIERGRAIGVAFLDNGELKSAFATTEIVLASGAIGSAQQLLLSGVGPADELRAVGVDVLHELPGVGKDLQDHINIPITFYTKERIGVGAWTDESLAASLAEWQAHRTGPRTSPWVAAGAHVRSRPDVEPDLQLYGAISPHRDYVRFLSSRPGITLHATLQRPKSRGEITLRSSDPIEDPAIDPGYFASDPNGSDIATMIEGVRINRRIAAQSPLKEMIETEVTPSAEAISDAEIADYIRGHCTTLYHAASTCRMGMDDLAVVDPKRLQVRGIDGLHVADASVIPIMISGNIQTPTILIAECAAAAILA; encoded by the coding sequence ATGTACGACACCATCATCGTGGGCGCCGGCTCGGCCGGCTGTGTGCTGGCCAATCGGTTGTCGGCCGATCCAAATCGCAAGGTTCTGGTGCTGGAGGCCGGTCGCGCTGCCCCGCCCGCCTCGGACATTCCGTCCGACTGGCCGACGATGTTCAATACGGCGGTTGATTGGGGGTTTCATACCGAGCCGCAAGCAGGCTGCCGCGGACGGCGCATCTTCTGGCCGCGCGGCAAGATGGTCGGCGGCTCCGGCGCGATGAATGCGATGATTTATATCCGCGGCCTGCCGTCGGATTACGATGCGTGGGCGCGGGCGGGCTGCGCAGGCTGGGCTTGGGGCGACGTGCTGCCGAAATTCATCGCCTTCGAGAACAATGCCCGCTTCGCCGACGATCCCTTCCACGGCACCAGCGGGCCGCTGCACGTTGCCGACGTCCCTTTCGTCGATCCCAACGAATTGAAATGGCTGGAGGCAGCCCAGGCCGCGGGGCTTCCGCACAACCCCGATTTCAACGGCGCCACCCAGGAAGGCGCCGGCTTCTTCCAGTTCGTCATCAAGGACGGCGAGCGCTTCGGCACCGGCAAGGCCTATCTGCACCCGGCGCTGGCGCGTCCCAATCTCGTCCTGAAGACCGGCGCACGCGTCACGCGCATCATCATCGAGCGCGGCCGCGCGATCGGCGTGGCCTTTCTCGACAATGGTGAACTGAAGAGCGCCTTCGCCACCACCGAGATCGTGCTCGCCTCCGGCGCCATCGGCTCGGCACAACAGCTCCTGCTATCAGGCGTCGGCCCGGCTGACGAATTGAGGGCGGTCGGCGTCGACGTCCTGCATGAGCTGCCCGGCGTCGGCAAGGATCTCCAGGACCACATCAACATTCCCATCACCTTCTACACCAAGGAGAGGATCGGCGTCGGCGCCTGGACCGACGAAAGTCTCGCGGCGAGCCTTGCAGAGTGGCAGGCGCATCGCACCGGACCGCGCACCTCGCCCTGGGTCGCCGCCGGCGCCCATGTGCGCAGCCGCCCCGACGTCGAGCCCGATCTCCAGCTCTATGGCGCGATCAGCCCGCACCGCGACTATGTCCGCTTCCTGTCGTCCAGGCCGGGCATCACCCTGCATGCAACCTTGCAGCGACCGAAGAGCCGCGGCGAGATCACGCTGCGCTCGTCCGATCCGATCGAAGACCCCGCGATCGACCCCGGCTATTTCGCGTCGGACCCGAACGGCAGCGACATCGCGACCATGATCGAAGGCGTGCGCATCAACCGACGCATCGCCGCGCAATCACCGCTCAAGGAGATGATCGAAACCGAGGTCACGCCAAGCGCGGAGGCGATCAGCGATGCCGAGATCGCCGATTATATCCGCGGCCATTGCACGACGCTCTATCATGCCGCCTCGACCTGCCGGATGGGCATGGACGACCTCGCCGTCGTCGATCCCAAACGATTGCAGGTGCGCGGCATCGACGGTCTGCATGTCGCCGATGCCTCGGTGATCCCGATCATGATCTCAGGCAATATCCAGACGCCGACGATCTTGATTGCCGAATGCGCCGCGGCGGCGATCCTGGCTTAG
- a CDS encoding winged helix-turn-helix domain-containing protein, translating to MQFLFQDHLLDTDRRELSREQVPIAVEPQVFDLVVHLMQNRDRVVSKDELIDKIWHGRSVSESTLTSRINAARKAIGDNGVSQSLIRTITRKGFRFVGDVQTQIGAVAPGPVRISPPQAAFALPERPAIAVLPFTNMSGEAEQDYFSDGISEDIITALSKLRWFFVVARNSSFVYKGRAVHIHEVARELGVRYVVEGSVRRSGERVRISAQLNDVSTGSHLWAERYDRELADIFAVQDEITEAIVAAIEPQLYAAESFRAQQKPPGSLDAWDLVMRALSHYWRITREDNAAAQKLLEEAVAVDPAYGKALGLLATSHIFGAHMGWADMAATVPVAERAALAAVEADREDAWAHHGLAYTYLFRRRFDDALAEFELALRLNPNFAMAHAFHGVTLCYAGRWQDGDAAARRALRLSPRDPLAAIYCGVAAYARFVGHDYGGAVQMARESMRQRGDFVGAHRVLTAAAGMLDDPALAASALEGLRRTQPEVSLAWITRELPMLREEDRAHYLQGLRRAGMT from the coding sequence GTGCAGTTTCTGTTCCAGGACCACCTTCTCGACACCGACCGGCGCGAGCTGAGCCGCGAGCAGGTTCCCATTGCCGTGGAACCGCAGGTTTTCGACCTCGTCGTCCATCTCATGCAGAACCGCGACCGGGTCGTCAGCAAGGACGAGCTGATCGACAAGATCTGGCACGGGCGCAGCGTCTCCGAATCCACCCTGACCAGCCGGATCAACGCGGCGCGCAAGGCGATCGGCGACAATGGCGTGAGCCAGTCGCTGATCCGCACCATCACGCGCAAGGGTTTTCGCTTCGTCGGCGATGTCCAGACACAAATCGGCGCGGTCGCGCCGGGGCCGGTCCGTATCAGCCCGCCCCAGGCGGCCTTCGCGCTGCCCGAGCGGCCCGCGATCGCCGTGCTGCCCTTCACCAATATGAGCGGCGAGGCCGAGCAGGATTATTTCTCCGACGGCATCAGCGAGGACATCATCACCGCGCTGTCGAAGCTGCGCTGGTTCTTCGTCGTCGCGCGCAACTCCTCCTTCGTCTACAAGGGCCGCGCCGTGCACATCCACGAGGTCGCGCGGGAGCTCGGGGTGCGCTACGTGGTCGAAGGCAGCGTGCGGCGGAGTGGCGAGCGGGTGCGCATCTCGGCCCAGCTCAACGACGTCTCGACCGGCAGCCATCTCTGGGCCGAACGCTACGACCGCGAGCTCGCCGACATCTTCGCCGTGCAGGACGAGATTACGGAAGCGATCGTCGCCGCGATCGAGCCGCAGCTCTACGCCGCCGAAAGCTTCCGGGCCCAGCAGAAACCGCCGGGCAGCCTGGATGCATGGGACCTCGTGATGCGCGCGCTGTCACATTATTGGCGCATCACCCGCGAAGACAATGCAGCCGCCCAAAAGCTGCTGGAAGAAGCCGTCGCGGTCGATCCCGCCTATGGCAAGGCGCTGGGCCTGCTCGCGACCAGCCATATATTCGGCGCGCATATGGGCTGGGCCGACATGGCTGCCACCGTGCCGGTCGCCGAGCGTGCGGCGCTCGCGGCGGTGGAGGCCGATCGCGAGGATGCCTGGGCCCATCACGGCCTTGCTTACACATACCTGTTCCGCCGCCGCTTCGACGACGCGCTGGCTGAATTCGAATTGGCCTTGCGGCTCAATCCGAATTTCGCGATGGCGCATGCCTTCCACGGCGTGACGCTGTGCTATGCCGGGCGTTGGCAGGACGGCGATGCCGCCGCCCGCCGCGCGCTGCGGCTGAGCCCGCGCGATCCGCTCGCGGCGATCTATTGCGGGGTTGCGGCCTATGCCCGGTTCGTCGGCCATGACTACGGGGGCGCCGTGCAGATGGCTCGGGAATCGATGCGCCAGCGCGGAGATTTCGTCGGTGCGCACCGCGTGCTGACGGCGGCCGCCGGCATGCTCGACGATCCGGCCCTGGCGGCATCCGCCCTGGAAGGCCTGCGCCGCACCCAGCCCGAGGTTTCGCTTGCCTGGATCACGCGCGAGCTGCCGATGCTGCGGGAAGAGGATCGCGCGCATTACCTCCAAGGCTTGCGCCGTGCAGGCATGACGTAG